From the Carboxydocella sporoproducens DSM 16521 genome, one window contains:
- a CDS encoding magnesium transporter CorA family protein: MVEVFITETNNNSLQKSQITKGVWIDVTAPEPHEIDLLVEHTGVKREFLFHPLDLDEQARIDQEGDQILIIVDIPYSESDQDFYTVPLGIIIVRDEFIITVCSVQSPVIEDFKREKVKGFFTYKKTRFVFQLFQQIASYYLKYLRMINRKREQIESILHQSMKNEEIFNLLDLEKSLVYFTTSLKANELLMEKMLRLKILNMYEEDKDVLEDAIIENKQAIEMAHIYSNILSGMMDAFASIISNNLNIVMKFLTSVTLVLSIPTMVASFFGMNVSIPMQNYPHAFLMTIILSLLLSVLLAIYFRKKDLF; encoded by the coding sequence ATGGTGGAAGTCTTCATCACCGAAACTAATAATAATTCACTGCAAAAAAGCCAGATTACCAAAGGGGTTTGGATTGATGTAACAGCACCTGAGCCTCATGAGATCGACCTGCTGGTTGAGCATACAGGGGTAAAGAGGGAATTTCTTTTTCACCCTCTTGATCTGGATGAGCAAGCTCGCATTGATCAAGAAGGAGACCAGATCCTGATCATTGTGGATATTCCTTACAGCGAAAGTGATCAGGATTTTTATACGGTGCCTTTAGGTATTATCATTGTTAGAGATGAATTTATAATTACCGTGTGCAGTGTACAGAGCCCTGTGATTGAAGACTTTAAACGGGAAAAAGTCAAAGGTTTTTTCACCTATAAGAAAACTAGGTTCGTTTTTCAACTGTTTCAACAAATCGCCAGCTATTATTTAAAGTATTTGCGCATGATTAACCGTAAACGGGAACAAATAGAATCCATTTTGCACCAATCAATGAAAAATGAAGAAATTTTTAATCTATTAGATTTAGAAAAGAGTTTGGTCTATTTCACTACTTCCTTGAAAGCTAATGAACTGCTGATGGAAAAAATGCTGCGCTTAAAAATTTTAAACATGTATGAAGAAGACAAAGATGTACTGGAAGATGCTATAATAGAAAATAAGCAGGCTATTGAAATGGCCCACATTTACAGTAATATTTTGAGTGGAATGATGGATGCTTTTGCTTCCATCATATCCAACAATCTTAACATTGTAATGAAATTTTTAACATCGGTTACTCTTGTCTTATCGATACCTACTATGGTTGCCAGTTTCTTTGGCATGAATGTCAGTATTCCGATGCAAAATTATCCCCATGCTTTCCTGATGACAATCATTTTATCTTTATTACTATCTGTCTTGCTAGCCATCTATTTCAGGAAAAAAGACCTGTTTTAA
- a CDS encoding phosphatase PAP2 family protein gives MKKKMVLIWALTGLGLFWFAKLAEDLIYHELYPFDSLVSGWIQGWRQPWLTELMRAITFMGSGKAVIPLSLLALWLLGHSQAGKRAAQLSGAVLIGGVALEESLKRLFHRPRPPRPWLTEASGFSFPSGHAMIGIIAYGLLAYWAWKLLPRPYNRMAAALAVFLFLCIGLSRVYLGVHYPSDVLAGFAAGVFWLGTWWLAVKNFNWLVDGQRKRSV, from the coding sequence ATGAAGAAAAAAATGGTACTGATCTGGGCCTTGACCGGGCTGGGACTGTTCTGGTTTGCCAAACTGGCTGAGGATCTAATCTATCATGAGCTTTACCCTTTTGATTCCCTGGTGTCAGGCTGGATTCAGGGCTGGCGCCAGCCCTGGCTGACCGAACTAATGCGGGCTATTACCTTTATGGGCAGCGGTAAGGCGGTTATTCCTCTGAGTTTGCTGGCTTTATGGCTGCTGGGGCATTCTCAGGCCGGGAAGCGGGCAGCCCAGCTTTCCGGGGCTGTACTCATTGGCGGAGTGGCGCTGGAGGAGAGTTTGAAGCGCCTCTTTCATCGTCCCCGGCCACCCCGGCCCTGGTTAACTGAGGCCAGTGGTTTTAGTTTTCCCAGCGGCCATGCCATGATCGGGATTATTGCCTATGGATTGCTGGCTTACTGGGCCTGGAAGCTGCTACCCCGGCCATATAACAGAATGGCAGCAGCCCTGGCGGTATTCTTGTTTCTCTGTATTGGTTTAAGCCGGGTCTATCTGGGGGTACATTATCCCAGTGATGTGCTGGCGGGCTTTGCGGCAGGAGTCTTCTGGCTGGGGACCTGGTGGCTGGCAGTAAAAAATTTTAACTGGCTGGTTGACGGTCAAAGAAAGAGGAGCGTATAA
- a CDS encoding DRTGG domain-containing protein, with product MAPQTKHEQILQYIEALPVGTKVSVRRIARELEVSDGTAYRAIKEAEAQGLVSSIPKVGTVRIETPEAREIEDLTLAEIKRLVEGTVLTGEEYLSRGIKAFTIGASTVDVLPHYVEEGSVFIVGNRTDAQRAALELGAHLLIIGGFTPEEEIIQLARQKNRAVISTPYDTFAVTSIINRALLAAMPDKEIVLVEDAMVREFRYLKATDRIADWHAAVEKYHHSRFPVLNEAGEVIGLVTPVDVFGREEDEPISAVMRPAVTVEQDVSIGHAARLMIWEGQELLPVVDDRGRAVGVLSRQDIINAYQHLQKQPHITDTLDNIVLSGFRMEDTELGVKLLGEITEFMTNEFGFASVGVLVTLINSTAYIALKRRKRLDLSTESLTLLHIEPVPFDQQVEVEAAVLSTSRRVAKIEVTVRQGEQLVAKAFITGKNLER from the coding sequence ATGGCACCACAAACCAAACATGAGCAGATATTGCAGTATATTGAGGCATTACCGGTTGGAACCAAGGTTTCGGTGCGGCGAATTGCCCGGGAGCTGGAAGTAAGTGATGGTACAGCCTATCGGGCCATCAAGGAGGCGGAGGCCCAGGGGCTGGTCAGTTCCATTCCCAAAGTAGGTACAGTGCGGATCGAAACTCCGGAGGCACGGGAAATTGAGGATCTAACCCTGGCTGAAATCAAGCGCCTGGTTGAGGGTACAGTGCTTACAGGTGAAGAGTATTTGAGCCGAGGGATTAAAGCTTTTACAATTGGAGCGTCAACGGTGGATGTATTGCCCCATTATGTTGAAGAGGGCAGTGTCTTTATTGTGGGTAACCGTACTGATGCTCAGCGGGCGGCCCTGGAGCTGGGGGCCCATCTGCTGATTATCGGGGGCTTTACCCCGGAAGAAGAGATTATCCAGCTGGCCCGGCAAAAAAATCGGGCGGTCATTTCCACCCCCTATGACACTTTTGCTGTGACCAGTATTATTAACCGGGCCCTGCTGGCAGCCATGCCGGACAAGGAGATTGTGCTGGTAGAAGATGCTATGGTGCGGGAGTTTCGCTATTTAAAAGCAACTGACCGGATTGCAGACTGGCACGCCGCGGTGGAGAAATATCACCACAGCCGTTTCCCTGTTTTGAACGAGGCCGGGGAGGTTATTGGCCTGGTTACCCCCGTAGATGTGTTTGGTCGGGAAGAGGATGAACCGATTTCGGCGGTAATGCGGCCGGCAGTTACAGTTGAACAGGATGTCTCCATTGGTCATGCCGCCCGTCTGATGATCTGGGAGGGCCAGGAGCTGCTACCTGTAGTGGATGACAGGGGCAGGGCAGTGGGGGTGCTCAGCCGGCAGGATATTATCAATGCCTACCAGCATCTGCAGAAGCAGCCCCATATAACTGATACCCTGGATAATATTGTCCTTTCCGGTTTTCGCATGGAAGATACCGAGCTGGGGGTGAAGCTGCTGGGGGAAATTACAGAATTTATGACCAATGAATTTGGCTTTGCATCGGTAGGTGTGCTGGTTACATTGATTAATTCCACCGCTTATATAGCCCTTAAACGCCGCAAACGTCTGGACTTGTCCACCGAGAGCCTAACTCTGTTACATATAGAGCCGGTACCCTTTGACCAGCAGGTAGAAGTAGAGGCTGCCGTCCTTTCCACCTCCCGTCGGGTAGCCAAAATTGAAGTAACAGTACGGCAGGGAGAGCAACTGGTGGCTAAAGCCTTTATTACCGGCAAGAACCTGGAGAGGTGA